In the Vespa crabro chromosome 22, iyVesCrab1.2, whole genome shotgun sequence genome, AGCGATGTTTATTCGGACAATGTGCGCTGGCTCATTCAAATTCCAAGACTTTAGTAAGCCTATCATTTACTTATTGCAtactataaaaatatgtaaaatactatttagttattctttatttatagcGACATCTTCAAGCTAAATAAGCTTATGACCAACTTCCAagagattttaaataatatctttttaccTCTTTTTGAAGTAACTAATGATCCACATTCACATCCTGAATTACATAAGTTTCTACAATATGTAAGTAGAACTTTTTTAAATGTCATATGCTTTACTTGCAAATTCTTATCatggaattatataaaatatttttaaataggtGATAGGTTTTGATTCTGTAGATGATGAAAGTAAGCCTGAAAATCCATTATTTGACAAAGATGTTAGCCCCCCAGAAGAATGGGATGACATTGAAAATCCTCCATACGCATATTACCAGTATTATACCTATGCAAACATGACAGTGTTGAATCACTTTAGAGCgtaagttatatttttaataaaaaaaagaactcttTATAAAAACCATTtggaaatataaatgatttatttcacAGGGAGCAAGGTTTAAATACTTTCGTTCTTCGCCCTCATTGTGGAGAAGCTGGACCAATTCAACATCTTGTTTGTGGTTATATGATGgcagaaaatatttctcatgGCCTCTTGCTAAGAAAAGTTCCCGTACTCcagtatttgtattatttggCACAAATTGGCATTGCCATGTCTCCTTTAAGTaacaattctctttttttgaattatcatCGTAATCCTCTTCCAGAATACCTTGCAAGAGGATTGTGTGTAAGTCTTTCAACAGATGATCCTCTACAATTTCACTTCACGAaagtaaggaaaaataaaattaaaaaatcatctattaatgtttatattactaCACGTTTcctaaaatattttgttttgcaTATAGGAGCCTTTAATGGAGGAATATAGTATTGCAGCACAAGTATGGAAGCTCAGTTCATGTGATATGTGTGAATTAGCCCGTAATTCAGTTCTTATGAGTGGTTTCCCACACAAGGTTTGTTGTATACGTAAtagtattatgtatatattttatatatgtgtaatattttttctatagaaacatattcattttatagagTAAACAATATTGGCTTGGCCCAAATTATACAAAAGAAGGTGTTGCTGGTAATGATATTACTAGGACCAACGTACCGGATATACGAGTGGCATACAGATATGAAACTCTGGTCGAtgaattatgtaatatttgtaAAGTCGTAGAAAAACCAGAATCTATACTATTTTAACTTTGGTTAACTTTGCAAAatgtattataacaatacaacattttttcttcaatgaattatttcaaatatggACAAAATTATAATGGAACAGGTAAGTTTGTGATTcctataatagaattaattattttgatttctcttacaatttttattcagcatttgtatatgatatattttataggcAGACTATCTTCTatctaaattaatataaaacaatatttctggttattatatttcttaatccaaacgaaaaaaattcgactgtattatattataatatttctcaaaGTATCTGTTAAACTGAATCTGACAATACCTTTTATATACCTTTTggtatcaaatattatatttttatttatgacaCATATTTCCACTGTTATGTATAAGTAAACAAACTAATTATAATGATCTTATATAGAAATGTCTTTTGCAATATCTTTGAAGTCTTTTTGTTCAGAAAAGACTTTGAAATCCTTTCACAAAGAGCAAAAGTAATGGAATGAAATCTTAGATCTATGTGTGTTGACCAATTTAAAATTAGTTATTCAGAAATATGCTTATTTTCTtaagatcgataattttattaaaaattcatttgctataaaacagaaatttatataaaagaaaaaaaaatctcttttttacACTCTAACCACatctgataataatgttactatttCTTCAATTTAAGTTTtagtttcttatatttttatacgtttatatcataattgtttataaattttaatcatttgaatttgtaattaaatctAGTTTTTATATGGAACAAATTATTTCATCTTGGcacatacctatgtatatttatacaaattctATATTTcagattttaaaatattattaatttaacagATTTATCAAAGATCGACTacttgttattaaatattatatgcatatatcaaATTCTaactattattcattttttcaaatttactaAGTTCTATCCAACTCATTTTGCTGgtgcaaatttaaaaaatcgtCTTATTAATGAgcctatatttatatatctatatataatgatgCGATATTATAATGTAACTTAATAAACAATCtttaaacgaatttttttgtagagaaagatggaaatatatatatatatatatatatatatatatatatatatatatatatataaaatgtatttattatatagagtATATTCTACAAAATACAAATACGTTCTAAGATAttgattaaaacgatttatttcttcattaacattaataataataattcaaaaatttttaatccaaAAATAGGAACATTTCTATTTACACTgtaattataatgtatattcattaaatatatatattgacatttttatttgtttcataaGTAGAGTTATAAAACTAATTTGGCTGTGGAATGTTATTTTGTATGATTTTTAGGattagtaaatattaaattaatctattaaagaaattatcacAAATGTGTgaatatcttttcattttttaataatatttgctatattttttttagtaatattttttcttataaaaaaatttagcaCATCATTTTATGCTctaaacatttataaaaacaatcaaGTATATTAATGGCAATGTAAACATGGTTATTTTATCTGTTTGAACTTGTgccaaatattatatttttataaacctCAAAAACTATGTACACgtcacatataatattattactttcgttttatttaattagcaaaacaaaaagtaaagaactagaaagaaataatacttcATTTGTTTATTACGATACTTTATACCATATCAATTAAAccctttaatatatttcttataaaatatatttatagtcgAATTCATGTGAATTTCTCAGATATATTTCTGATATAGCAGCATTAGTAATTTAAACTCTTTAGCTAAAActacaattttaatttattaaactaaCTTTGTATATTACTCCATAAAGTATTTAACGAGAAAATGTCTTatccattcatttattcatttattttcacaatttcgtttaaataaaaaattgagatTATATACTTTCCTattgtactttttctttctttgtaatgTATTGCAGATTTTGAGAGATTTTTGGTATTATTTCTGTAAATATTACTGTCCCTACAAAGACTAGAAATGTACCAATCCAATGGTACACAGTGAATGGAttcttgaaataaataatagaaaaaattaaagaaaggaaTTTTCGTAAAGTTATTACCAATGTTACTGTAAGAGAATTGCATTCTGTAGTTAATACAAATACAGAACTTATGCAAATATATCTGTAAAATCaattaagagaaaatatatgttacgtattatgattttgattatagtataattatataattataatgagtataaaatattataaggaTACTGTGTAAGAACATTTCCAATTAAATAAGCAATTAATTTTGGCACAGACAAATTAATCACAGGTATAATCAATGGATCTGATGCCATTGCCAATACTAAATGATCCTTAATATTAGATgtcaaagttaaaaaaaatggCAATGGTAATAAATGCtgaaaagattatatattttttgattaataatcttttgttAATACCAAGAtacatatcaatttttattagatataatatatacttataaaattTCCTACCGTATAATATAAAGCTTCTCTTGCATTTTTCCCATATCGTGCATGTAATACCTCTTGATATATACCCATTCTAGCAGAAACAAATAATGCAATAGTTAATAATGTAATACCTAACATCCACCAAAAAAAATCATCCCATGGTGTTGTTGGAAGATGTTCAACGTGTTTAGATTGCAAGGATTTTATATCTTTGCCACTGACAATAGTACATATTGCAATTCCAAGAGTTATCATCAAAACAGATAAGTATTTACTGAATGcataatgtttttttaatattataatacccATTATCATGTTAGCTATCAGAGAACCCTAAAaagatcataatatatatatacatatatataatcattttacatatatatatatataaaataattgatattttgcCTATATGATACAAATATACTACatctataatttttacttACAGCTCTGAAGATCATATGAAGAGGCATTggtatattaaaatcaaatgcataattattacaaacattagcaataaaaaacattgtcactaatatgaaataatcttttataccGACATTGGGTTTTACAGTTCCGCATTTTGAAGTGAATAAAAACCCTTCTATGGCTATGAAGAGAAATTGTGAAAATGTAATAAGATTTCCACTACCTGGGTCATCTCtgtaagtaaaaaataatttttttttttttatacattaaataaaCTACATAAAAGCGAACACATTGATACTCACTTAACAAGCAATTCCAAAAAAACTACATTAGTGCAGCAACCcaaaaaaacacaaaatatTGCAATTGCTGCAcgcattttaaaaatttattttaattttcttcttttaacctACAAATCACTTCTACGAACGTATTACGAACTATTCGAGTTTCTAATCGACGCATAAAATACAAGCACcgctttatttaaaatactacTGATAAATAGCTATTCATGATTATCTATTCCATTACGtaaattcttataatatatcgtattatcggacgtataacaatattaatgtgtGATGATAAATTATCTCTGATATAATTAGGCAGTTCATACTTAatagatcatttttaaatataatgattaaatcatatataaaaggtatatttatttattgttattgcaatttacaatttgtaaaaaaataatcaacaaaagtaataaatcatattgtttataatataataaattactttGCAAAATAGCTCCTTAATATAGAtgaataattatgtatataatgtttgTTTAACGATTTAAGAAAAGCGGATGCAATTAATCAGGCATATATGAAggtcaataaatattttttggatTTCTAAACTGCATTCTAAAAACACTTGTGTTTATGACTTTAACTCCATACTTTTGAAGTCAGATGGCGCGATTTCAGATCTTCAGTTGTTGCTGACTAAATAAGGAACATCtttaatatacacatataattattatcacacTACATATCTGTCTCACAGTATAGAAATCGTGTTGCAAACGAAaagttatttgaaatttataagtGGCAGCACTGCGTCGGGGCTTGTAGAAGACGCTTTGTAAGTCAGCTGATCCATTACATGGTTTATCGTTTAGTTGTCGGGTGGGTCGAGAGGCAGCAGCACGCAATTTTACTGTCACGTGAGGTCACAATGGTTTCTGATTGTTTTAACGAAGTCCGGATGAACAAACGACTCTTTTGAGCTCTTTTAAGTATTTCATCCACATTTCCACATTAACACGTGTTACAACaaaatcagaaaaatattgtaagtAGATATTAccaatttttaattgaaaacgaTTAACAGGAATAGTCTTGAATTGTATATGAATACAAACGATGACGTTAACCCAAATTTTAAAGATAACTATTATTTCTCgggattatttatttcctcgaataagttaattaaaaccactttggaatattttgatattgttatgatttttatcgaatactttaaactttttcttcatatatcaAGATCATCGACAATCGAAAACGATATGTTGTAGTATTGATTTTATAAGCGCTTGGGGTTCGTACATACGATAGGCGCCATTGTCATCAAGACAGTTACAGGTATCCTTTAATACAAGCGAACTTAGTTTATTTCTTGATTCAAGGACGTcgctttttattatatttattcttcataatacacttttcatttttctatatttgtcGGTATGTAAGTTTCATGCGCCATTCACGTAGTAGTTGGCGCACGTCACGTGGAAAGCGCGCCTAATTACATAATATACTCAGCTCAGACGGTATATTACATGCCACACCCCCTTCTGTAATTCGTTGATCTAAGGACAACTCgtttgtgaatttttttttatgcgcgcaaatcttaaattaaattaacgatcataatatattttaaggttattttattatttctttttaataaacgtATGGGTCATATAATCTACATAATGTATAACATTGAAGCAGATGGTTCTTTACAAGAAAACCACAAATTAATGTACTACAGGTTTTTTTAATGAAGTTGAACTATTTTgttaaattcatatatttgtatgttatgaaataaatcttatatatgatattatacatCTTTAAAGAGttcattatgaaatatttaattctgtgctattattatttcctttaaatTCAGATATTCAAAAGTAGGAATTAGAAGGCATTGTTCAAGATGACGGAATACTGGCTTATATCAGCACCAGGAGATAAAACTTGTCAACAGACATGGGAGACTATGAACAATTTAACTTCAAAGCAAAATTCTTTATCTGAAAATTACAAGTTTCATATACCTGATCTTAAAGTGGGAACATTAGATCAGTTGGTTGGGCTGTCAGATGATCTTGGAAAATTAGATGCATTCGTGGAACAAGTCACGCGTAAAGTGGCAACTTATTTGGGAGAAGTTCTAGAAGACCAAAGAGATAAACTGCATGAAAATCTTTTGGCCAATAACAGTGAGTATACACTtactaaattatttctttcttgtatataatttagttCCTATAAtaggataataaattatccaATATTACTAGGGTccaaaattaatacaattattttttttttttttttaatattaaacacaTAGAAGTATCCCCCCTTCTTTGGAAATGTcatactattattcttttatcttattccGCACTGAATTGAACGTTTACATGCCAAcatgatatttataagaattatatagtTAAGAAAATTGTATAGAATTATAGCTGAAAATtagtttttattactttatatctataaaacttgaaaattctttaaaagtattaaataaaaaatattaaatttaataaatgtatataatggcattatttctttaatgttTGCATGTAAGCTCTTAATTGATATAGTTTTTTGAGTAAATGTATCCTCATATTTGatactattaaaaaataatatcaaatgcACGACATTTTCTtgtatcattttataaaaaaaatgtttgcaTTTTGGACCCTTGCAACAggtatcgatcgattttttataaatatatgatactAGGCAAAATTGTAAAGTCTAAAAGGCATGTCAATGAATACTGTACACGACACAATACATATACACTACTTGATtctgatttatttaataatcttaaatgTATATCAGttagtttatttaatttttaaattaatgatacatatttttcttaacatataaaaaatacaaggCAATAGGGCaaaactttattaattttgtctGCATATACTGAcactaaataattataaaattgaaaatattacacaGAAATCATTGTTTATATGAATGCAGACAAAATTTTTGTTGCTGTAGCGTACAGTAATAACTGTTACCGATAAATATGGTATGTACCACTATTTTTTACGTATTACAAacgaatgttaataataatcctcTGTTAGTACAcctatatttcattataactCATCATTgagaattatcatttttttgtcACTATGAAATTTACTGTAAtccattatatacattataatgcATTagtaaatattcaataatgaAGAAGGAATGGaagataaaatacatatatatatatatataagtaatcatgcatttcatatatacatgaaaGTAAATTTCCATTACCAGtgagtaacaataattttcttctttcttgattATCTTAAAAGTTCTTTAAGGCTAGTTATATTTGATAATGCACAATCCCTTCcttatatatagaaaacaaTAGTGGTATAAACCATAAATTAGTATATATTTGTAGAGTgcttattattgatcttaattttaagaatttcatttttactgTCTactaaaattcatttttgtaTCTGTGATGTTGCTTGGCTTGCTTGAATTTATTCAGACCACATTAACCCTGTTTCC is a window encoding:
- the LOC124431766 gene encoding UDP-xylose and UDP-N-acetylglucosamine transporter-like, with protein sequence MRAAIAIFCVFLGCCTNVVFLELLVKDDPGSGNLITFSQFLFIAIEGFLFTSKCGTVKPNVGIKDYFILVTMFFIANVCNNYAFDFNIPMPLHMIFRAGSLIANMIMGIIILKKHYAFSKYLSVLMITLGIAICTIVSGKDIKSLQSKHVEHLPTTPWDDFFWWMLGITLLTIALFVSARMGIYQEVLHARYGKNAREALYYTHLLPLPFFLTLTSNIKDHLVLAMASDPLIIPVINLSVPKLIAYLIGNVLTQYICISSVFVLTTECNSLTVTLVITLRKFLSLIFSIIYFKNPFTVYHWIGTFLVFVGTVIFTEIIPKISQNLQYITKKEKVQ